From a region of the bacterium HR17 genome:
- the trmI gene encoding tRNA (adenine(58)-N(1))-methyltransferase TrmI gives MPKPLQQGEWVLLLPPDPEKSQRWIAQVGEKFTTADGVFDLSELVGQEAGAIVRSHLGQPLVAVRPTPADWVLHAVKRQTQVTYPKEMGYIVVRAGVTAGSIVVESGSGSGASTLMFAAAVGDNGHVFSYERRPEFSELARRNVERAGLLHRVTFKVKDIADGFEEGNADVVFLDVREPWLYLPQALDALASGGTLVVLVPTTNQVSETLRAMKKLPLLDVEVSELLLRHYKPNPDRLRPEDRMVAHTAFLLFARKVKAFHPPSASESTNSNSHAADQPCPAAQ, from the coding sequence TTGCCCAAGCCGTTGCAGCAAGGCGAGTGGGTGCTGTTGCTCCCGCCGGACCCTGAAAAGTCGCAGCGGTGGATCGCCCAAGTCGGCGAAAAGTTCACGACCGCTGACGGCGTGTTTGATTTGAGCGAATTGGTCGGGCAAGAGGCAGGGGCAATCGTGCGGTCGCATTTGGGGCAACCGTTGGTGGCGGTGCGCCCGACGCCCGCCGATTGGGTGCTGCACGCCGTCAAGCGCCAAACCCAAGTCACCTACCCCAAAGAAATGGGCTACATCGTCGTGCGGGCAGGCGTGACCGCTGGCAGCATCGTCGTGGAATCGGGCAGCGGGAGCGGGGCATCCACGCTGATGTTCGCGGCAGCCGTCGGCGACAACGGGCACGTGTTCTCTTACGAGCGGCGCCCCGAATTTTCCGAACTGGCGCGGCGCAATGTGGAACGGGCAGGGTTGCTCCACCGCGTCACCTTCAAGGTCAAGGACATCGCCGACGGGTTTGAAGAGGGCAACGCCGATGTCGTCTTTTTGGATGTGCGTGAGCCTTGGCTTTACTTGCCCCAAGCCCTGGACGCGTTAGCCAGCGGCGGAACGCTCGTCGTGCTTGTGCCGACGACCAACCAAGTCAGCGAAACGCTGCGGGCGATGAAAAAACTGCCGCTGCTGGATGTGGAAGTGAGCGAACTGCTGTTGCGCCATTACAAGCCTAACCCCGACCGCTTGCGTCCTGAAGACCGTATGGTCGCCCACACTGCCTTTTTACTGTTTGCCCGCAAAGTCAAGGCGTTTCACCCGCCATCTGCCAGCGAAAGCACCAATAGCAATAGCCACGCTGCCGACCAGCCGTGCCCTGCTGCCCAATAG